The proteins below come from a single Torulaspora delbrueckii CBS 1146 chromosome 5, complete genome genomic window:
- the NCP1 gene encoding NADPH--hemoprotein reductase (similar to Saccharomyces cerevisiae NCP1 (YHR042W); ancestral locus Anc_5.292), protein MDNTDLGVLCALILAIAIYLKREQIKEFISSNDDDIMASNSDSRDVVQVLRENNKNYLVLFASQTGTAEDYAKKFAKELASKFSLKVMCGDIEQYDFENINELPDNVFVTLFISTYGEGDFPDGAVQFEDFISNASEGSLDTLKFSLFGLGNSTYEFYNGAARKALDYLKAAGATLVGDFGQGDDGAGTTDEDYMTWKGNTFETLKDKLHLDEHEQKFEPSFVLKKLESIDDNVAVGEPSLHYLPCNKLTYNSEKVQVGPFDLSQPFIAPVVKTYELFKNTDRNCIHTEFDVSGSNIKYSTGDHLAVWPSNATEKVDQFLKVFNLDPGMIFDLKPLDSTIKVPFPTPTTVGAAVRQYLEISGPISRQIFGQLVQFAPNQDIKQKLIDLSTDRDQFAIEITAKYFDLADALLRLSEGKPWSTVPLEFLVETIPHLQPRYYSISSSSLSEKQTIHITSVVENFPNPSSDVEGNVTGVTTNLLRNIQLAQNKQETKDSMPVHYNLNGPRDLLAGFKLPVHVRRSTFRLPSNPATPVIMVGPGTGVAPFRGFVRERVKFLEKQENIKLGKHILFYGSRNQDDFLYQDEWPEYSKKLDGAFEMIVAHSRLPNAKKVYVQDKLLEREDEVFDMINNGAFIYICGDAKGMAQGVHTSLVDILTRKKAIAKEDAAEIIKMLKTTGRYQEDVW, encoded by the coding sequence ATGGATAATACGGATCTGGGAGTGCTGTGCGCTCTAATCCTGGCGATTGCCATCTATTTGAAACGAGAACAAATCAAGGAGTTTATTTCATCGAATGATGACGACATTATGGCTTCTAATTCCGATTCTCGAGATGTAGTACAAGTTCTTCGTGAAAATAATAAGAACTACTTGGTACTGTTTGCATCGCAAACTGGTACAGCAGAGGACTATGCCAAAAAATTCGCCAAGGAATTGGcttccaaattttctttgaaggtgatgTGTGGTGATATTGAACAGTATGATTTTGAAAATATAAATGAACTACCTGATAATGTGTTTGTGACTCTGTTCATCTCTACTTATGGCGAAGGTGACTTTCCTGATGGAGCTGtgcaatttgaagatttcattTCCAACGCCAGTGAAGGTTCTTTGgatactttgaaattctcCTTGTTCGGTCTAGGTAACTCAACTTATGAGTTTTACAATGGTGCTGCTAGAAAGGCTTTGGACTATTTGAAAGCCGCTGGTGCCACTCTAGTGGGTGATTTCGGACAAGGTGATGACGGTGCTGGAACCACCGATGAGGATTACATGACTTGGAAGGGAAACACTTTCGAGACTTTAAAGGATAAACTACATTTGGATGAACATGAACAAAAATTCGAACCATCTTTTGTTCTGAAAAAACTAGAGTCAATTGACGATAATGTCGCTGTCGGTGAACCATCGCTGCACTACTTGCCATGTAACAAGCTTACTTATAACTCTGAGAAGGTACAAGTGGGTCCATTCGACTTGTCTCAACCATTCATTGCTCCCGTGGTGAAAACCTAcgaattgttcaaaaacACTGACCGTAACTGTATTCACACTGAGTTTGACGTCTCTGGTTCCAATATCAAGTACTCCACTGGTGACCATTTGGCCGTCTGGCCGTCGAATGCCACTgagaaagttgatcaattcttgaaagtgttCAACTTGGACCCAGGTATGATTTTTGATCTAAAACCTCTCGATTCCACCATTAAAGTTCCTTTCCCTACTCCAACCACTGTTGGTGCTGCAGTCAGACAGTACTTGGAGATAAGTGGACCAATCTCCAGACAGATCTTTggtcaattggttcaatttgCTCCAAACCAAGATATAAAGCAAAAACTGATAGATTTATCCACTGATAGAGATCAATTTGCCATTGAAATCACTGCCAAGTATTTCGACTTGGCCGACGCACTATTACGTCTTTCTGAAGGTAAACCATGGTCTACCGTTCCTTTAGAGTTTTTGGTCGAAACCATTCCTCATTTGCAACCTCGTTATTACtccatctcatcttcttctttatctGAAAAGCAAACAATTCACATAACTTCCGTGGTTGAAAACTTCCCAAATCCATCCAGTGATGTCGAGGGCAATGTTACCGGTGTAACTACTAACCTTTTGAGAAATATCCAACTTGCTCAAAACAAGcaagaaaccaaagacTCTATGCCAGTTCATTATAATCTAAACGGTCCTCGTGATCTTCTTGCTGGTTTCAAGCTACCTGTTCATGTTCGTCGCTCAACTTTCAGATTGCCATCTAATCCTGCAACCCCAGTTATCATGGTCGGTCCAGGTACCGGTGTAGCACCATTCCGTGGCTTCGTTAGAGAACGTGTTAAATTCTTAGAAAAGCAAGAGAACATCAAGTTAGGTAAACACATCCTATTTTATGGTTCTCGTAATCAAGATGATTTCCTATACCAAGATGAATGGCCTGAGTActccaagaaacttgatGGGGCTTTTGAAATGATCGTAGCTCACTCGAGATTGCCAAACGCCAAGAAAGTATACGTTCAAGACAAGCTACTCGAAcgtgaagatgaagtgTTTGATATGATCAACAACGGTGCATTCATCTACATTTGTGGTGATGCCAAGGGTATGGCTCAAGGCGTTCATACCTCCTTGGTGGATATATTAACACGCAAGAAAGCGATTGCTAAGGAGGATGCCGCTGAAATAatcaagatgttgaagacCACTGGTAGATACCAAGAGGATGTTTGGTAA
- the MRX10 gene encoding Mrx10p (similar to Saccharomyces cerevisiae YDR282C; ancestral locus Anc_5.291), with product MLLKSIQSTRSVYLSNLLRNGIKFRYLATKSTASVNEKSLKDSDLNLRTMKAPSSPQDPSRYLRRTISPKYKRAFASANDDDLEKVLTSFLRVKPCTTVTTGERYDLRKCIQLLHAKGFQPISLIPDEIITFKYQGDGYKGDVMIISQNASVVSWGFDETFVSQNILHLVEEARINPLAQDAFETEDMDYVEVENYEQFQSINSKASSSATVGATLAKYGETSFLAGDLIVINSTDPDSGMLYKAAYSSGLARSTSLAVLENSMEAHISRTRIITEKISRGVKLNLNEGEALRSIGRLFLIRGRLNLYSELIETPDLYWSEPLLERIFKQTSRYLDIGPRINILNTKLDYSTDECRALMGVLSEKKGTFLEWIIIYLISLEIIFEIYHFYERYYLDTRPAFETDN from the coding sequence ATGTTGCTCAAGTCAATTCAATCGACAAGATCTGTTTATTTGTCCAACCTGCTGAGGAATGGTATCAAATTTAGGTATCTGGCAACCAAGTCCACGGCCAGTGTTAATGAGAAGTCGCTGAAGGATTCAGACTTAAATCTAAGGACTATGAAGGCACCATCTAGTCCACAAGATCCATCACGCTACTTAAGAAGGACTATATCTCCAAAGTATAAGCGAGCCTTTGCATCCGCtaacgatgatgatctgGAAAAAGTCCTCACTAGCTTCCTGAGGGTCAAGCCATGTACGACTGTTACGACCGGTGAGAGGTACGATCTGAGGAAATGCATCCAATTGTTACATGCTAAAGGATTCCAACCAATCAGTTTAATTCCTGATGAAATCATAACCTTTAAGTACCAAGGTGACGGTTACAAAGGTGATGTTATGATTATCAGTCAAAATGCTTCAGTGGTTAGCTGGGGATTTGATGAAACGTTTGTTAGCCAAAACATTTTGCATTTGGTGGAAGAAGCTCGTATCAACCCTTTGGCTCAAGATGCTTTTGAAACAGAAGATATGGACTATGTTGAAGTGGAAAATTACGAACAGTTTCAAAGTATAAATTCAAAAGCCTCTAGTTCGGCTACTGTCGGTGCAACTCTTGCCAAATACGGTGAAACCAGTTTCCTCGCTGGAGATCTGATCGTAATAAACTCTACTGATCCTGACTCTGGTATGCTATACAAGGCTGCATATTCCAGTGGTCTTGCTAGGAGTACCAGCTTGGCCGTTTTAGAGAACTCAATGGAAGCTCACATTTCTAGGACAAGAATTATTACAGAAAAGATTTCGAGGGGAGTTAAGTTAAATCTCAATGAGGGAGAAGCTCTGcgatcaattggaagattATTTTTAATCAGAGGGAGATTGAATTTGTATTCAGAACTGATAGAGACCCCTGATTTATACTGGAGTGAGCCATTGCTGGAGAGAATTTTCAAGCAAACGTCGAGATACTTGGATATCGGTCCTAGGATCAATATTCTCAATACCAAGTTGGATTACTCGACTGATGAGTGTCGCGCTCTCATGGGAGTTCTAAGTGAGAAAAAGGGAACTTTCTTAGAGTGGATCATCATATATCTTATCTCTCTGGAAATCATTTTTGAGATATATCACTTCTATGAAAGATATTATCTCGATACAAGACCAGCATTTGAGACAGACAATTAA
- the TDEL0E03370 gene encoding uncharacterized protein, which yields MISLALENRSYKADEEEHSHEWWVFRRSCELFTLWLYILFAIATIVAVAQIYLTNGLLMGRNVDTESQAVNDLTSTSIKEDDLYPSLNISGLNEVLYLRTFKREQFTPLREETVPESGKKVYTIEQLLSMRPQTQTGISREILKIFD from the coding sequence ATGATTTCATTGGCTCTGGAAAATCGCTCATACAAggctgatgaagaagaacattCACACGAATGGTGGGTATTTAGAAGGAGTTGTGAGCTGTTCACACTTTGGCTTTACATCTTGTTTGCAATTGCGACTATTGTTGCCGTTGCACAAATTTACCTCACAAATGGGCTTCTGATGGGGAGGAATGTCGATACAGAAAGTCAGGCTGTAAATGATTTGACTTCGACCAGCATAAAGGAGGATGATCTTTACCCGTCGCTAAATATTTCAGGTCTTAATGAAGTATTGTATCTCAGGACTTTCAAAAGGGAGCAATTCACTCCATTACGAGAAGAAACTGTTCCAGAGAGCGGGAAGAAAGTCTACACCATTGAACAATTACTATCAATGCGACCACAAACGCAGACTGGAATCTCACGAGagatattgaaaatttttgattga
- the RRP45 gene encoding exosome non-catalytic core subunit RRP45 (similar to Saccharomyces cerevisiae RRP45 (YDR280W); ancestral locus Anc_5.289) produces MAKDIEISTSEAQFILEALKQNGRLDGRSFDQFRDVEISFGREYGDVTVKMGNTKVQCRISCQIAQPYEDRPFEGLFLISTESSPMAGPQFENGNNTGEDEVLCARIIEKAVRRSGALDVEGLCIVAGSKCWAVRADVHFLDCDGGFIDASCVAVMTALLHFKKPDISVLGDRVTVHPVDEREPVSLGILHIPICVTFSFFNPQDTEENIKGDSNSEIAIIDATLKEELLRDGTLTVTLNKNREVVQVSKAGGLPMDALSLMENCHKAYTITERLTEQILDVIKKDDAERNKYATLLSSENARET; encoded by the coding sequence ATGGCCAAAGACATCGAAATATCTACATCAGAGGCTCAATTCATTTTAGAAGCTTTAAAGCAGAATGGTCGACTAGACGGGCGGTCGTTTGATCAATTTCGTGACGTGGAAATTAGCTTTGGCAGGGAGTATGGTGATGTGACCGTGAAGATGGGCAATACCAAAGTGCAGTGTCGGATCAGCTGCCAAATTGCACAGCCATATGAAGATAGGCCGTTCGAGGGtttattcttgatttctACTGAAAGTTCACCAATGGCTGGCCCCCAgtttgaaaatggtaaCAATACAGGTGAGGATGAAGTGTTATGTGCTAGGATCATCGAAAAGGCTGTGAGAAGATCTGGTGCATTAGATGTCGAGGGCCTCTGTATTGTTGCTGGCAGTAAATGTTGGGCAGTTAGAGCAGAtgttcattttcttgattgtgATGGAGGATTCATTGATGCATCTTGTGTGGCAGTCATGACAGCGCTATtgcatttcaagaaaccaGATATTTCGGTGCTCGGTGATAGGGTTACTGTGCATCCAGTTGACGAGAGAGAACCAGTTTCTTTGGGGATATTACATATCCCAATCTGTGTCaccttctctttcttcaacccACAGGATACAGAGGAAAACATAAAGGGTGATTCAAACTCTGAAATAGCTATCATAGATGCCACATTGAAGGAGGAATTATTGAGAGATGGTACCTTAACAGTAACTTTGAATAAGAACAGAGAAGTTGTTCAGGTTTCTAAAGCTGGTGGATTGCCTATGGATGCTTTGTCCTTGATGGAAAATTGTCATAAGGCTTACACTATCACTGAGCGTTTAACCGAGCAAATTTTAGATGTAATAAAGAAGGATGACGCGGAAAGAAACAAATACGCAACTTTGCTAAGCTCAGAGAATGCTCGTGAGACGTAG
- the RNH202 gene encoding Rnh202p (similar to Saccharomyces cerevisiae RNH202 (YDR279W); ancestral locus Anc_5.288) translates to MTVTIGDDFGGSIVILPSFIANKTDLLTIFSLPHPSNNRSKKRINLIGSTEGEIFQLKTHEFSKGCTYNTQSDLANEKYHYTTNEEPLKSTFLINEANRSDGHVMESGTFQIAAKYDIAFNLIGFYYKDSVSEAEKEYEVELEVQSSPSEDQANCFTARDFHDQLIDCHDTQWSKICVKTLEAALMKIAEPIEEAGCIYFKLTQDRVTKYLAGKISKMASNLPKSLPIAKDLPADIQKCARVVIATNLLVSLIPRLAYLKLKEFTPVPNENLVDIKEAFHKYEKYKSSLKCSIAEKELLVNAAMTVGLPTGKVKVSAMKKVTKKTIKVRKQTGAIDGFFKQAN, encoded by the coding sequence ATGACTGTAACGATTGGAGACGACTTCGGAGGCTCAATTGTGATTTTACCATCATTCATAGCCAACAAAACAGATCTCTTGacaatcttttccttaCCTCATCCATCGAATAACAGATCAAAGAAACGCATCAATCTCATAGGATCCACAGAGGGAGAGATCTTCCAGTTGAAGACTCATGAATTTAGTAAAGGGTGCACCTACAATACTCAATCTGACTTGGCAAACGAAAAATACCACTATACTACGAATGAGGAGCCCTTAAAGTCGACCTTTCTCATTAATGAGGCAAATCGAAGTGATGGCCATGTAATGGAGAGTGGGACTTTCCAAATTGCTGCTAAGTATGACATCGCATTCAATCTGATTGGGTTTTATTATAAGGATAGTGTAAGTGAAGCTGAAAAGGAATACGAGGTTGAACTAGAGGTCCAAAGCTCGCCTTCAGAGGACCAGGCGAACTGTTTCACTGCAAGGGATTTTCACGATCAACTCATTGATTGTCATGATACTCAATGGTCGAAAATTTGTGtgaaaactttggaagcagcattgatgaagatcGCTGAACCTATCGAGGAAGCTGGTTGCATTTATTTTAAACTGACGCAAGACAGAGTAACAAAATACCTTGCAGGCAAAATTTCCAAGATGGCTTCAAACTTGCCAAAGAGTTTGCCCATTGCAAAGGACCTACCAGCTGATATTCAAAAGTGTGCTCGTGTAGTTATAGCGACGAATCTGCTAGTTTCCTTGATACCTAGATTGGCCTATTTGAAACTAAAAGAATTCACGCCGGTTCCGAATGAAAATTTGGTTGATATTAAGGAAGCTTTCCATAAGTACGAGAAGTACAAGAGTTCTCTGAAATGCTCGATCGCGGAGAAAGAACTACTAGTGAATGCCGCCATGACAGTGGGACTACCAACTGGTAAAGTAAAGGTATCAGCCATGAAGAAAGTTACAAAGAAAACTATTAAAGTAAGGAAACAAACTGGAGCCATAgatggtttcttcaaacagGCAAATTGA
- the DDE1 gene encoding Dde1p (similar to Saccharomyces cerevisiae YHR045W; ancestral locus Anc_5.287), which produces MDWGYCFKWVATVIIGLLGANWLFNTFYLDMKRDFTSVALNQQSNIASVRKENETAYYRNFLVPLGFPLITGLGLSLKYKIRNGNFGDVWKAIMELSKTNSIEFTNDSTHLSLAKINGMAQHLQETLLSKGVGSVGIVVSPSSLEGFVISIASMIGSVKSSCKPHFLSSVPRERLEGLDVLVIDSWNSFRMLNGSDRWYKLVIVCASLETEQVPENVKSWQEIIIGHQENERFDYDPPEDNSDDSKVFAYTTSPYNVTTSFTQGCLVSGIASFVQGFPAGHELSEKDTLTVSERLGKSGLAFHFWHKALAVLLHGGSLSFQDRKSLTLSALNNTTLLFIEPDELLSILKEIDIKKSSILSRIGFALATALLSEGVFTNIGQCSSRSFDRLRCVFLAELIRDTQLIASFPKKIPEMKQQSLLKSFTTETLNFMRAHLGARVMVELYCPFIVMGPVCQTNFYDYRVLPASVDSKFICCGPLATSLEGKMVRTEQNPELDITKRQGMLCIRGFTIGKPVEPNRLERAMALSDDFGGGEGWMPLVGVFGLWGQDGCLYIYK; this is translated from the coding sequence ATGGACTGGGGGTATTGTTTTAAATGGGTAGCGACAGTCATTATTGGTCTGCTGGGTGCTAACTGGCTTTTTAACACTTTTTACTTAGACATGAAGAGAGATTTCACTTCCGTGGCATTAAACCAGCAATCTAATATTGCTAGTGTGCGTAAGGAGAATGAAACGGCTTACTACAGGAACTTTTTGGTCCCATTAGGCTTCCCACTCATTACTGGCTTGGGTTTGTCGTTGAAGTACAAGATCAGAAATGGTAACTTCGGTGATGTGTGGAAAGCTATCATGGAGCTCTCTAAAACGAATAGTATTGAATTCACAAATGATTCTACTCACCTGTCCTTGGCCAAGATCAACGGGATGGCACAGCACTTACAAGAAACACTTTTATCTAAAGGTGTGGGGAGTGTGGGGATTGTGGTTTCACCTTCGTCCCTCGAAGGTTTCGTTATCTCAATTGCATCCATGATCGGCTCTGTTAAATCATCGTGTAAACCACATTTTTTAAGCTCAGTACCTCGTGAACGATTGGAAGGCCTAGATGTGTTGGTGATAGATTCATGGAATTCATTTCGCATGCTAAATGGTAGCGATAGATGGTATAAACTAGTCATCGTTTGTGCATCTCTGGAAACTGAGCAGGTTCCAGAAAATGTCAAATCCTGGCAGGAAATTATCATAGGTCATCAGGAAAATGAACGTTTCGATTATGACCCGCCAGAAGACAATTCGGATGACTCTAAGGTATTTGCCTATACGACATCACCATACAATGTAACCACTAGTTTTACACAGGGCTGTCTAGTGAGTGGCATTGCCTCATTTGTTCAAGGTTTTCCTGCTGGTCACGAACTGTCGGAGAAAGATACTTTAACAGTTAGTGAGAGATTGGGGAAATCTGGCTTAGCATTCCATTTTTGGCACAAAGCACTCGCCGTTCTACTTCATGGCGGCTCACTATCTTTCCAAGACAGGAAATCTTTGACACTATCGGCACTCAATAATACAACATTGTTATTCATTGAGCCAGATGAATTGTTGAGCATATTGAAGGAAATAgacatcaagaagagctcTATCTTGAGCAGGATTGGCTTTGCTTTAGCCACAGCGTTGCTCAGCGAGGGAGTTTTCACAAATATTGGTCAATGTTCCTCGAGATCATTTGATAGATTGCGGTGTGTTTTCCTAGCTGAACTGATAAGAGATACGCAATTGATTGCTTCTTTCCCTAAAAAGATTCCCGAGATGAAGCAGCAATCATTACTAAAGTCATTCACCACAGAGACTCTCAATTTCATGAGAGCGCATCTGGGAGCAAGGGTTATGGTAGAACTTTATTGTCCCTTCATTGTTATGGGACCAGTATGTCAGACCAATTTTTACGATTATAGAGTGTTGCCGGCATCTGTGGACTCCAAATTCATCTGTTGTGGGCCTCTTGCAACTAGCTTGGAGGGTAAAATGGTTCGAACCGAACAAAATCCCGAACTTGATATCACCAAAAGACAGGGAATGTTGTGCATACGTGGATTTACCATTGGCAAACCTGTCGAGCCAAACCGCTTGGAACGAGCCATGGCTTTGTCTGATGATTTTGGAGGTGGCGAAGGTTGGATGCCACTAGTTGGTGTATTTGGCCTTTGGGGGCAAGACGGGTGCCTGTATATCTATAAATGA
- the TDEL0E03410 gene encoding inositol monophosphatase family protein (similar to Saccharomyces cerevisiae INM1 (YHR046C); ancestral locus Anc_5.286) → MTLDLLAIESFLCDLAVNEVGPIIKSKSGTQQNYDLKTGSRAVDLVTAIDKQVESLIWKTLREKYPDFRFVGEESYVKGETVITDEPTFIVDPIDGTTNFVHDFPFSCTSLGLTIKKEPVVGVIYNPHLNLLISASYGNGVRFNSVSFDHRSKIDSMGPLILNKSVVALQPGSAREGTNFQTKMDTYQNLLSCDGGFVHGFRNLGSSAMTMAYIALGYLDSYWDGGCYSWDVCAGWCIIKETGGKIVGANPSEWQIQVDNHSYLVVRGTSDPNRDDQDQYIRDFWSNVKGNLHYE, encoded by the coding sequence ATGACATTGGATCTACTGGCTATAGAGAGCTTTCTGTGTGATTTAGCCGTGAATGAAGTCGGCCCAATTATCAAGTCCAAGTCTGGAACTCAGCAAAATtatgatttgaagactggGTCAAGAGCGGTAGACCTTGTTACTGCGATTGATAAGCAAGTCGAATCTTTAATTTGGAAGACATTAAGAGAAAAATACCCAGATTTTAGATTTGTTGGCGAAGAGAGCTATGTCAAAGGGGAAACTGTAATCACTGATGAACCGACTTTTATCGTGGATCCAATCGACGGAACCACAAACTTCGTGCATGATTTCCCATTTAGTTGTACATCTTTGGGTCTTACGATCAAGAAGGAGCCTGTCGTTGGTGTTATCTATAATCCACATTTGAATCTGCTCATCTCTGCCTCTTACGGAAATGGTGTCAGATTTAATAGCGTATCATTTGATCATAGAAGTAAAATTGATTCGATGGGACCACTGATTTTAAACAAATCTGTAGTGGCTTTGCAACCGGGATCAGCCAGAGAAGGGACCAACTTCCAGACCAAGATGGATACTTATCAAAATTTACTGTCGTGTGATGGTGGGTTTGTCCATGGATTCAGAAACTTGGGATCATCCGCCATGACCATGGCATATATCGCCTTGGGATACCTAGATAGCTACTGGGATGGTGGCTGTTACTCATGGGATGTGTGCGCTGGATGGTGCATAATAAAGGAGACGGGCGGTAAGATAGTCGGTGCTAACCCTTCAGAGTGGCAAATTCAAGTAGACAATCACTCATATCTGGTGGTCAGAGGGACCAGTGACCCAAATAGAGATGACCAAGACCAGTATATTAGAGACTTTTGGTCAAACGTGAAAGGAAATCTACATTACGAATGA